The genome window tggTGTCTTGCGTCCAGGTTTAAATCAGCCGCTATCTGTCGATTTTCGCATCTCAATTTCCCCGAGAGTCCCACCGTTGCGGGGTTATGGCACCGCTTGGTGTATGTTAGCATGCAAGGGTTACAATGCTAAAGAATTGGATTGTGCGGAGATGCAGTCATGCGATAGTAGCGACTTGAGAAAGGATGTTTTGCCGTCATTTCGCGGTGCATGGAGGTAGGGACATGAAGACTGGCGGTCAGGCCAGTGAAAATTGTATATATACATCATGTCAATCCATGCAAGCATTGCAAGGGCTGCTCAGCTCATGCAGTGTCAATCGTGGAAATTTTCTCATTGATTGGAGGTTAGCTGTGATCGACGGATATGTTCTTTTTAAACAAACTTCTTCCCCTACTGCTCGCTGGTAGGATATTGGCGAATGACTCTGAAGAGCGTCGTCGTCATAATCATGCTCGGCAGACTGCAAAGTATGAGCCCAAGGTCCCACCCCTAGACACAGACTGGACCAGTAAAGTCGGTACCAATCCATGGCCTGAGTATCCTCGACCTCAGTTGGAGCGATCTGAATGGAAGAACTTGAACGGGATCTGGCAGTATCAGAATGCACCTGGGCTGGACGCTGTCCAAGCTCCCCCGTTTGGGCAAGCCCTGACCAATGAGGTCCTAATTCCATCCTGCTTGGAGAGTGCTCTATCAGGTAATGCCATTCCTTTGGATTGGATAAGCTGAGAATTGACCGCCGTGCAGGAATCCAAGGAAACCACACTCTTTATTCCTGGCTGTCCACAACTTTCACGATACCCAAGGGATGGGAACATCAGAACGTGCTGTTGAACTTCGGTGCTGTGGACTATGAGGCAACCGTTTTTGTCAATGGGAAGCAGGCTGGCTTCAATCGGGGAGGATATTTTTCCTTTACCCTGGACATCACGCAATTTGTCTCCTTCGACGGCACGAATGAATTGTGAGAAACTTAGCCCAGTCTTATTTCCAAGCTGACTCTATCAGGTTGGTCTTTGTGCACGATCCCACTGACAGCGGTGACTATGTCATACCAATTGGCAAACAGAGACTCATCCCAGCCCATATCTTCTATACGCCCTGCAGCGGCATATGGCAGAGTGTCTGGATTGAGTCTGCTCCAGCCAACTATATCACGGAGTTGGACATTAGTGCTGGGATGGACGGTCAAGGTGCGTGAAAATGGGTCTAGAGATTATTTCTTAGGAAACTGACAGCAAAAGTCAACGTAACCGCCGTCAGTGCCAGTGGAAAATCGATGCCGGTGGACATTACAGTTTTCGATGGCAGTTCAGATAAGAAGGTCGCATTCCACAAGGGTACATCTGACCAACCCTTCAGTTTTAAGGTTGAGTCTCCGAAATTGTGGTCGCCGGATTCTCCGACTCTGTATAACATTAGCGTCAAGATGGGAGCAGATGAGGTCAAGAGTTATACTGGCTTCCGTACTATATCGAAAGGAACAGTCAATGGCATCTTGCGACCATTGATAAACGGCGAATTTACATTTGTCTTTGGTACGCTTGACCAAGGGTATTGGCCGGATGGTATCTACACTCCTCCGAATCGGGAAGCGATGGTGTATGACTTGCATTTTCTGAAGAGCTTAGGTTTCAATATGCTTCGCAAACACGTAAGTATCCATCATATTTGGGCGTTCATTGCTTACCGAGTACCTCAGATCAAAGTCGAGCCGGCCCTCTTCTACCGGGCTTGCGACGAAATTGGTCTTTTGGTCGTTCAAGACATGCCCTCCCCCCGACCATTACAGTCGCGAAAACTGTCAAACTGCAATGATCAAACCATTTTGCCAGACGCTGCCCAGCAGGAGGAATTTAATAGACAGCTGGAGCTACTTGTAAAGCAGCACAGGAGCTATCCCAGCATTTTCTCATGGGTATATACCTCCAAACACCATCCTTTCATTCTTCACTGACAGTCTCAGGTAATCTATAACGAAGGCTGGGGCCAACGGACGGACTATTATCCAGAGATCGAGTTAACGGAGCGAGTTCGCCAGTTGGATCCGACAAGGCTGGTTGACGCGACGTCCGGATGGATTGACCACGGGCATGGCGACTTCAGCGACAATCATCATTACTCATACCCTCAATGTGGCACACCGttctactccatacagtCAAGTCCGCATGACCCAAGCAGAATTGCAATCCAGGGTGAATTTGGCGGTGTTGGCACAAATGTTTCTATCGAGCAGTAAGTCTATCGCTCCCACAGGAACAATCAGTCAGTTGATGGAAGTAGCTTGTGGAACAACATCGACGCCATCAACTCAATCAACCAGACTTACGAGATGGCCGATAATTTTGACATTTGGAACTACCGTAGCCACCTTCTTTTGACTGAACTCAAAGATCAAATCACGCGATTTTCATGCAGTGGAGGGATCTGGACGCAAACAACAGATGTAGAAGGCGAGGTGAATGGTCTGTTGACTTATGATCGGAGACTGAAGCGTGTAGATGAGAAGATGTGGAAAGACGATATTCAGGCTTTGTATGACGCGGCGAAGGCCAGGACTTGAGGCGTTTCACCCCG of Aspergillus fumigatus Af293 chromosome 2, whole genome shotgun sequence contains these proteins:
- a CDS encoding putative hydrolase, producing the protein MFFLNKLLPLLLAGRILANDSEERRRHNHARQTAKYEPKVPPLDTDWTSKVGTNPWPEYPRPQLERSEWKNLNGIWQYQNAPGLDAVQAPPFGQALTNEVLIPSCLESALSGIQGNHTLYSWLSTTFTIPKGWEHQNVLLNFGAVDYEATVFVNGKQAGFNRGGYFSFTLDITQFVSFDGTNELLVFVHDPTDSGDYVIPIGKQRLIPAHIFYTPCSGIWQSVWIESAPANYITELDISAGMDGQVNVTAVSASGKSMPVDITVFDGSSDKKVAFHKGTSDQPFSFKVESPKLWSPDSPTLYNISVKMGADEVKSYTGFRTISKGTVNGILRPLINGEFTFVFGTLDQGYWPDGIYTPPNREAMVYDLHFLKSLGFNMLRKHIKVEPALFYRACDEIGLLVVQDMPSPRPLQSRKLSNCNDQTILPDAAQQEEFNRQLELLVKQHRSYPSIFSWVIYNEGWGQRTDYYPEIELTERVRQLDPTRLVDATSGWIDHGHGDFSDNHHYSYPQCGTPFYSIQSSPHDPSRIAIQGEFGGVGTNVSIEHLWNNIDAINSINQTYEMADNFDIWNYRSHLLLTELKDQITRFSCSGGIWTQTTDVEGEVNGLLTYDRRLKRVDEKMWKDDIQALYDAAKART